GGCGACGAATTATGGGAACGTTACTAGTGACGAACAATGGACCGACCGGTGTTCAGATTAAGTCGTTTGGCGCTGCCAACGTGGCGCCACTTGAACCAAATACGGCTAATGAAGCCTATCCGTTGGCTTCATTACAAAAAGCCGTGACGGGTGCCATGATTCAACAGTTAATCAATGAAAAACGCCTGTCAATGACCACGCCACTCAGTATGTATTTGCCGCAGGTGCCCTATGCCAATCAGATTACAATTCGTGAGTTATTGGATCATACATCTGGTATCCGAATGAAGGAGACCACGCCGCCAAAGTTGCTGCCAACGGAACCAGCACAACTTAATTATACATTGACCCATTTGAAGTCAACAAATCATCATACTTATGCGTATTCTAATGCGAATTTTACGTTGTTAGCTGGCGTTATTCGCCAAGTAACCGGTCGTTCCTATCAAGCTAATTTACAGGCAAAGGTGTTAAAGCCATTGGGAATGCGACACACATACGCCTACAATGAGGTTCCAGCTAATGTCACCAATCCAGTTGGTTATCGGCTGACTAATCTGGGGTTACAGCGGGTATTTTTGTCGAAGCCTTTACAGTCTAGTGAATTGGGTTGTGGGAGCTTATATGCTAGTGTGGGCGATTATTATCGGTTTATGCAGGCGTTACTTTCGGGCCGATTAGTCGGTCAGACGGGGCTTAACATGTTAACGGCAAATAAGCAGTTGACTTATGCGGCAGGGGTCTATTATTTAGGTCAAGACAGAGTCCGCATTGGTGGGAGTGACAATGGTTTTCACACCTACTATATGGGGACGACGAATGGCCAAGTGGGAGTCGTCTTATTCGATAATCAAGGGAATTTTAAACGAGATAATGCCGTTGGTTATGAGATTCAAGCGATTTTAAACCGAGCTGAACGGTTTAAGCACTAGTAAAATGGGGGATGTTAAGATGTGGTTGCGTCGACTGAGACAGGTGGGGTTAGTGATTGTGAGCGGTTTAATCGGCCTACAATTGGGGGGCCTAGTTGCGACTGAGACACGCGACGTAGCGGCGTACTTTAAAGTCAAGTCAGCGCGGGTTCAAGTTCGGGCCACGTTAGCAAAATCGTCAGCCAAGCGGTCACAATCACGCTTGGTACGACCAGGTCAACTATATCGTGGCACGCTCCCGGTCAGCAGTCGGCACACCACCTACCGTTATTTAAAAGCGTTAACGGGTCAGCCGCGCGGATGGGTCAAGCAATCGGATCTACAACCAGTCCAACCAGCGTTAGTTGCAGGTTATTTAAAGCGCTGGGGCACACAAAAGCGTAACGGTCATTTGGCCTTAATCCAACCAGACCGGCCGGTTACCGTTACTTTAGCTGGACCGCCGGGCACGACTAAAACTGCGGTGACACAGCGCGTAGCTGCGAAGAAGCTAACTGAGCCAGCAGTTCAGGTGATTGGCACGACGCAGACGAGTGTTGGCCAATATTATTTACTACAAGTCAATCAGCATCCATATGGTTGGGTAGCGGCCCAACCTTTCGTCTATCAAGCGGCTGCGGTGACGCCGATTAAGGCCAAGACTTGGCGGCGAATTGACCAGCTAATTGCAACCCAACCAATTCAAGGCACATTGTTAGTCGCTAAAAAAGGTCAAACGATTCCGACTGTCCGTGATTATGGCACGACTGGCCGACCAACGGCGACCTTGGATAAGCCAACGACCATTTATCCGATTGCGTCGTTGCAAAAAGCAATGACGGGCGTCATGATTGGTCAGTTGATTCAAAGCCATCAGTTAACATTGACCACGACGTTGGCAAAATTTTACCCGCAGGTACCGTATGCGAAGCAGATCACGATACAACAGTTGTTGGACCATACCTCAGGCATTGTGATGAACGAGGTGGCACCAGCTCGGCCCTTATCAGAAGTGGCGGCTGTCCAATGGGCGTTGAAGCATTTAACGTCCACCAACCAGCATCGTTGGCAGTATTGTAGTGCTAACTATACGTTATTGGCAGGGGTCATTCGGCAAGTGACGAAAAAAACATATGCAGAAAATTTACAGCAACGGATTTTAAAACCAGCTGGAATGACGCAAACAGCACCGTGGAGTCAGTTTGCACATCAAAAGATTGCCTTACCCTATGTGGCGACGGCCCGTGCCACGACGCCAGCGCATCGCATTTCATTGCCGTTATTATCTAGTGAACTAGGGGCTGGCGATATTGGGACTACGGTGATGGATTATTACCGCTTTGTAGCAGCTTTTAACGACGGGACTTTGTTATCAGCCCACATGCGCACGCAGTTGACGCGAATTCGGGCGAAAACTTACGCTGCGGGCTGGTATTATGGGGCTGGTGGCGGACAACATGCCTCGGGCTACGATAATGACATTAGTAATTTTTATCAGCGGACCGCAGCTGGTGGGGTGACAGTGGTCTTTTTCATGAATCAAGCGAACCACCAGTTGGCTCAGCAACTAGTTCAGCAAATTGCGACCTTGATTGCGGCGGATTAAGGTTTAGAATTTATTAAGCGCCTAAGTTGTGGTGGCTAGTTATTGCGTTTAACGGTATCATAACGGTAACTAGTTTAATAAATTTGACAAAAATTATCATGAGAATATAGGTGAACATAAGGATGACTAAAAAAATTAAAGTAATGACTATTTTTGGGACGCGTCCGGAAGCCATTAAAATGGCCCCCATCGTGCTACAGTTGCAGCAATCGGCGCAATTTACGCCCATTACGGTAGTGACCGCGCAACATCGTGAAATGCTGGACCAGGTGTTGACCATTTTTAAGATTAAACCGGATTATGATTTAAATATTATGCGCCCAAATCAAACTTTGGCGGGGATTACGAGTCGGGTGTTGACGAAATTAGATGAGGTGTTAGCGACTGCTAAACCCGATATTATTTTAGTCCATGGCGACACGACTACCACCTTTGCTGCCAGTGTTAGTGCCTTTTATCATCAAATTCCAGTGGGTCATGTGGAAGCAGGCCTACGAACTTGGGATAAGTATTCGCCTTATCCGGAAGAGATGAATCGCCAGCTAACGGATGTGTTGGCTGATATGTATTTTGCCCCAACCACGCTGAGTCAAGCCAATTTACTCAAAGAAAATCACCCAGCAGCACAGATTACGATTACTGGGAATACAGCGATTGATGCGCTAAAGCAAACGGTCAATGCGGATTATCAGCATGCCGCGTTGAACTTGATTCAGCCAGGACACCGCATGATTTTATTAACCATGCATCGGCGTGAGAATCAGGGCGCCCCAATGGAAGCCGTCTTTGCAGCCATTAAGCGGGTCGTTTTAAGTCATCCGGATGTGGAAGTCGTGTATCCAGTGCATTTAAGCCCAGTGGTACAAGCAATTGCGCAGCGGGTACTAGGTCAGACTAACCGGATTCACTTGATTGAGCCGTTAGATGTCGTTGACTTTCATAATATGGCGGCTCGGAGCTACTTTATCATGACGGATTCTGGTGGCGTGCAGGAAGAAGCGCCATCGCTCAATAAACCTGTTTTGGTCTTGCGGACCATGACTGAGCGACCAGAAGGGGTTGATGCCGGTACGCTGAAGTTAGTGGGGACCGATGGCGACCGGGTTGAAGCTGCGATGACACAGTTGTTAGACGATCAAGATGAGTATGATCGGATGGCGATGGCCAAGAACCCGTATGGTGACGGCCATGCGGCGACCTATATCTTAAAGGCGATTGCCGAACATTTTAACTAAACTAAAAATGGGCCAGCGATTAACTTTCGCTAGCTCATTTTTTGATTTAACTTATTTTTGTTCTTGTACGATATATTGCGGTCGATGCTTGGTTTCCAAGTAGATTTTGCCGAGGTAATTTCCAATAATTCCCATACAGAAGAGTTGGATACCACCAGTAAAGAGTAAGATAGAAACCATCGAAGCCCAACCACCAACGCTGTTGCCGAAGAGAATCTTCCGGATGATGACTACAATCATACTAACCACGGAGATGGCGGCGAATAAGCCACCAATGAATGTGGCAATCTTTAGCGGGACGTCAGAGAAATCAACAATGGCTTCAATCGAGTAGTTGAATAACTGCCAGAAAGACCAATGGGTTTCACCAGCGGATCGGGGGGCGTTCTCAAATTTGAGATAGGTCGTGCGAAAGCCAACCCAATTAAAAATCCCTTTCGAAAAACGATTATATTCCGGTAATTCAAGAACAGCGTCTACCATTTGACGGGTCATTAAGCGGTAATCCCGGGCGTTCGGGATGATTTGAACCTTTGAAATCTTATTAATGACTGCGTAAAATGACCGTGAGAAGAAGGAACGAATGGCAGGTTCACCTTTGCGATCTTCTCGCATTGTCCCAACACAATCGTAGTCGCCAGTCTCAATCGTGGTTAACATTTCAGGTAACAATTCAGGCGGGTCTTGTAAATCGACATCCATAACGGCGACGTAATCCCCATGTGCGTTTTGTAAACCAGCGGCTAAGCCAGCTTCTTTGCCGAAATTACGTGAAAATGAAATGTAATGAACGATATCCGGATGGGCAGCCTGTAGTTTACGGAATTCTTTCAAGGTCCCATCACTTGAGCCATCGTTAATGAATAGGTATTCATGATGAATGGCTTCGAATTCAGTCGGATGCGCACTGATCACCTTTTCAACGGTGTTAAAGAAAATTTCAATTGTGGGCTCTTCATTATAACAGGGCACAATTAAACTCATAGTTTTCATAAATATTAAGCTCCTAACTCCCTTTTTGACTACTTAATAGCTTACCACAATGTATTTAAGCTGTTTCGATTTTCAATCCATTGTATAATGGAAAATACTAATTAAATTAATGGAGAACATCAGATGAGTCTTAAAACACGCTACCCCAAAACTGCTAAATGGATTGAAATAATTGTGAGAAGATATAATCAAGCTAATGTAAGTAACAATGCCATTATTTTAGCCTATTATGCGTTAATGTCAATTGCGCCGATTATTTTGATTGTTGGTAATATCGTGGCTCGGTTTGATTTAAAAACCGGCCAGATTTTAGCCTACGCTAAAGAGTTTATCCCAAGCAACATTTATTCAATCTTTAAACCAATTTTAGTTTCTTTCCTATCTTCTAGTGGGAGCGGGAGTTTGTCAATTGGGATTGTGGTGACAATTTGGTCGGCGTCACAGATTATTGCAGCCGTTCGGCGGAGTTTGAATGAGGCGTATGGGGTTAAGGATACACAGGGGGCCATTGTGACGCGACTGATGGCCTTCTTACTGACCTTGGGGCTATTAGTGCTCATTGTCGGCTTGGCAATCTTCTTTACGCTCAGCCAGGTGATCATGGACGCTATCTTGCGGCTAACAAATACATCGGAAGCCTTTATTCCGGGGTGGTGGACAAGCCTACTAGCCAATAAAAACTTAATTACCTTTGTGGGGATGTTTGTGTTAGCCCTATTGCTGTATTATTTTGTCCCGAATGCCATCGTGAAGCTCCGCTATGTGTGGATTGGGTCGTTAGTCACGACGATTGGCTGGATTGTGATCTCCCAAGGGTTCCGGTTATATGTCGAGCTCTTCGCACAACGGGTGACGTCGTATCAGACGATTGGCAGTCTGATCGTCTTAATGTTTTGGTTGAACTTCTCTGGGATGTTGCTGATGTTTGGTGGGGTCGTGAATGCCACCGTCCAGGAATGGTTTGAACAGACGATTCAGGCGAAGTCACCACGGATGATGAAGCGCATTTGGCGGCGACTGGGGCGGGTCCGCAAGTCAAATAAGGGCTAAATTTGCGTATAAAGTGGCAATTTTATCAATTTCACGTATTAAACGGTTAGTTTTTTGTGTATAATGGTGTTCGTGTGAAAAAAGACGCGTTACTTTCAGAAAGTTAGTTAACGGTACTTAATTCAAAATAAAACGGCGTCACGAACGCCACAGGAGGACAATATAGTGATTCATCAACTGCTGGCAGAGTTCATGGGAACCGCCTTGATGATTATTTTTGGTGTTGGGGTCCATTGTAGTGAAGTTTTAAAGGGGACCAAGTATCGTGGTTCTGGGCATATTTTTGCGATTACCACTTGGGGTTTTGGGATTACCATTGCGCTCTTTATCTTTGGGGATGTCTCGATTAACCCGGCCATGGTCTTTGCCCAATGTCTTTTAGGGAATATCCCTTGGAGTATGTTTATTCCTTATTCCGTTGCTGAAGTGTTAGGTGGGGTTGTCGGTGCCGTGATTGTTTGGATCATGTATGCGGATCACTTTGCTGCTTCTGCTGGTGAAATTTCACCAATTACAATTCGAAACTTGTTCTCAACTGCACCAGCCGTTCGGAACTTACCACGGAACTTCTTCGTTGAATTTTTTGATACTTTTATTTTTATTTCTGGGATTTTAGCTATTTCTGAAGTGAAGACACCGGGGATTGTACCGATCGGCGTGGGGTTGTTAGTTTGGGCAATTGGGATGGGCCTTGGTGGGCCAACCGGATTCGCCATGAACTTAGCTCGAGACATGGGACCACGGATTGCGCATGCTATCTTGCCAATTAAGAACAAAGCTGACAGCGACTGGCAATACGGGATTATCGTCCCTGGGATTGCACCATTCGTTGGGGCTGCTTGTGCGGCGTTGTTTATGCATGGATTCTTTGGAATTGGATAGGTAAACAACAAAATTAATATTGTTGTTTTTTTTATGTAAAAACACTGTTAGAATTAAATCATGGTTTTATGTATAGGTGTGTTTGTGTTGACTGACTTATTGTACTTAAAAGGTGATTTTTGGAGGAAAAAATGAATTCAATATATGAAATAAATAAGGCCCTAATTTTTCGATTTTTAAAAAAATATACAGCTTTAATAGTTTTGTTTGGTGTGTTTTGTGCGTTAATCGGACTTTTTTCATATCTGAAAATCCAAGGTATACAATATGCATCAACCAGTTCACTAGTACAAAATGACAATAATTATAATTTGGTTCAATCTTATGACCAGTTTACAGAATCTGATAAGTTTAAAAAACTCTTGGATAAGAAGATAGATCAAAGCTCTTGGAAAAACAAACCGTATAGCAAAGAATATAGTGTGGACTTTACAGCAAAAAGTACTACTTCTCCCTTTTTTACGATTAGTGTAACGGCGAATAATCCAACTTATGCAAGGTATTTAACAGAAGAAGCATCGCGTGTATTTACATCTAATGTAGGTGCATATTTCTCTGGAGCTAATATTTCAGTTGTTATGAAGTCCTCTGAAGCAAAAAGTTTAAATATGGGGGGCAAACTTGTTAAAGTTGGAATTGTTGGTTTTATTATTGGTGTTGTTCTAAGCTTTTGTTTTAGCCTATACCGATTAATTTTAGTTGGTAACATAACCGATGCAGATTATGTTAAAGATGTTTATCAATTGAAAAAATTAGGAACATTACAAATGACTAGTTCTAACGAACATTAATATGGAGGAGTACTGCTAATGAATAGCATAAAACAAGCAATTAGACAGATAAATGCCGGTATATCCAGAATTAGTGGTGATAAAAAAACCATAACTTTTGTTTCTACTAGTGATAACATAGCTCAACAAACCTTAATGGTTAATATGGGACTTATGTATGCTTATGCTAACGAAAAGGTAATTATTGT
This region of Lactobacillus sp. CBA3605 genomic DNA includes:
- a CDS encoding serine hydrolase encodes the protein MKRWRLTMEIVVGSVVVFGLMGLAFHGIRTTQVNSVTTPKPVVKKTAMADMASTRQLTQAQAMTQITALVKRRRIMGTLLVTNNGPTGVQIKSFGAANVAPLEPNTANEAYPLASLQKAVTGAMIQQLINEKRLSMTTPLSMYLPQVPYANQITIRELLDHTSGIRMKETTPPKLLPTEPAQLNYTLTHLKSTNHHTYAYSNANFTLLAGVIRQVTGRSYQANLQAKVLKPLGMRHTYAYNEVPANVTNPVGYRLTNLGLQRVFLSKPLQSSELGCGSLYASVGDYYRFMQALLSGRLVGQTGLNMLTANKQLTYAAGVYYLGQDRVRIGGSDNGFHTYYMGTTNGQVGVVLFDNQGNFKRDNAVGYEIQAILNRAERFKH
- a CDS encoding serine hydrolase, which translates into the protein MWLRRLRQVGLVIVSGLIGLQLGGLVATETRDVAAYFKVKSARVQVRATLAKSSAKRSQSRLVRPGQLYRGTLPVSSRHTTYRYLKALTGQPRGWVKQSDLQPVQPALVAGYLKRWGTQKRNGHLALIQPDRPVTVTLAGPPGTTKTAVTQRVAAKKLTEPAVQVIGTTQTSVGQYYLLQVNQHPYGWVAAQPFVYQAAAVTPIKAKTWRRIDQLIATQPIQGTLLVAKKGQTIPTVRDYGTTGRPTATLDKPTTIYPIASLQKAMTGVMIGQLIQSHQLTLTTTLAKFYPQVPYAKQITIQQLLDHTSGIVMNEVAPARPLSEVAAVQWALKHLTSTNQHRWQYCSANYTLLAGVIRQVTKKTYAENLQQRILKPAGMTQTAPWSQFAHQKIALPYVATARATTPAHRISLPLLSSELGAGDIGTTVMDYYRFVAAFNDGTLLSAHMRTQLTRIRAKTYAAGWYYGAGGGQHASGYDNDISNFYQRTAAGGVTVVFFMNQANHQLAQQLVQQIATLIAAD
- the wecB gene encoding non-hydrolyzing UDP-N-acetylglucosamine 2-epimerase, which codes for MTKKIKVMTIFGTRPEAIKMAPIVLQLQQSAQFTPITVVTAQHREMLDQVLTIFKIKPDYDLNIMRPNQTLAGITSRVLTKLDEVLATAKPDIILVHGDTTTTFAASVSAFYHQIPVGHVEAGLRTWDKYSPYPEEMNRQLTDVLADMYFAPTTLSQANLLKENHPAAQITITGNTAIDALKQTVNADYQHAALNLIQPGHRMILLTMHRRENQGAPMEAVFAAIKRVVLSHPDVEVVYPVHLSPVVQAIAQRVLGQTNRIHLIEPLDVVDFHNMAARSYFIMTDSGGVQEEAPSLNKPVLVLRTMTERPEGVDAGTLKLVGTDGDRVEAAMTQLLDDQDEYDRMAMAKNPYGDGHAATYILKAIAEHFN
- a CDS encoding glycosyltransferase family 2 protein, coding for MKTMSLIVPCYNEEPTIEIFFNTVEKVISAHPTEFEAIHHEYLFINDGSSDGTLKEFRKLQAAHPDIVHYISFSRNFGKEAGLAAGLQNAHGDYVAVMDVDLQDPPELLPEMLTTIETGDYDCVGTMREDRKGEPAIRSFFSRSFYAVINKISKVQIIPNARDYRLMTRQMVDAVLELPEYNRFSKGIFNWVGFRTTYLKFENAPRSAGETHWSFWQLFNYSIEAIVDFSDVPLKIATFIGGLFAAISVVSMIVVIIRKILFGNSVGGWASMVSILLFTGGIQLFCMGIIGNYLGKIYLETKHRPQYIVQEQK
- a CDS encoding YihY/virulence factor BrkB family protein, translating into MSLKTRYPKTAKWIEIIVRRYNQANVSNNAIILAYYALMSIAPIILIVGNIVARFDLKTGQILAYAKEFIPSNIYSIFKPILVSFLSSSGSGSLSIGIVVTIWSASQIIAAVRRSLNEAYGVKDTQGAIVTRLMAFLLTLGLLVLIVGLAIFFTLSQVIMDAILRLTNTSEAFIPGWWTSLLANKNLITFVGMFVLALLLYYFVPNAIVKLRYVWIGSLVTTIGWIVISQGFRLYVELFAQRVTSYQTIGSLIVLMFWLNFSGMLLMFGGVVNATVQEWFEQTIQAKSPRMMKRIWRRLGRVRKSNKG
- the larD gene encoding D/L-lactic acid transporter LarD, with product MIHQLLAEFMGTALMIIFGVGVHCSEVLKGTKYRGSGHIFAITTWGFGITIALFIFGDVSINPAMVFAQCLLGNIPWSMFIPYSVAEVLGGVVGAVIVWIMYADHFAASAGEISPITIRNLFSTAPAVRNLPRNFFVEFFDTFIFISGILAISEVKTPGIVPIGVGLLVWAIGMGLGGPTGFAMNLARDMGPRIAHAILPIKNKADSDWQYGIIVPGIAPFVGAACAALFMHGFFGIG